From a single Thalassophryne amazonica chromosome 7, fThaAma1.1, whole genome shotgun sequence genomic region:
- the LOC117514299 gene encoding urotensin-2 receptor, translating into MELSGSLAPPSPYTFPFFHNFSTPSSSPAISPSPSLASTALFCSLLSLLSLLGILGNLYTLCLLLRCRRSRRRHGAGITCCCMRFPLLSSCLTSSSSPSSSPVSSSSSSLHLQVLSLALADLLYLFTAPFIVYDSLASGWAFGELGCRLLLSLDLLTMHASIFTLTAMSLDRYRAVAHPLHISSYNSSGLLRVSLAWGLAVALSMPMMITLHLEEGEDQEGQLCVPAWDEQSSKAYLSVLFCTSILGPGLAIGALYATLGRLYWVSQTQPAWATGSGAACPPRAPKPKVLLLILGIVLAFWACFLPFWIWQLLPLYQPDMLRTVPVSTQVTVNRILTGLTYGNSCVNPFFYTLLTGKRRHNRQTVTSANQLCRKSSPLP; encoded by the coding sequence ATGGAGCTGTCTGGCTCTTTAGCTCCTCCCTCTCCATACACCTTCCCGTTTTTCCACAATTTCTCCACGCCGTCTTCCTCTCCCGCCATCTCTCCATCACCAAGCCTAGCATCCACAGCTCTGTTCTGCTCCCTCCTTTCTCTCCTCTCCTTGCTCGGCATTTTGGGAAACCTGTACACTCTGTGCCTCCTTCTGAGGTGCAGGAGAAGCAGGAGACGACATGGAGCAGGAATAACTTGCTGCTGCATGAGATTCCCTTTACTCTCCTCCTGCCTCACCAGCTCCTCCTCCCCTTCCTCTTCCCCtgtttcctcctcttcctcctctcttCACCTTCAGGTGCTGAGCCTTGCCCTCGCTGACCTGCTCTACCTGTTCACCGCCCCATTTATCGTGTACGATAGTCTGGCATCTGGCTGGGCTTTTGGTGAACTGGGTTGCCGCCTCCTCCTGAGCTTGGACCTCCTCACTATGCACGCCTCCATCTTTACTCTCACCGCCATGAGTCTGGACCGCTACAGAGCCGTGGCCCATCCCCTACACATCTCCTCCTATAACTCCTCTGGGCTGCTGCGTGTGAGCCTTGCCTGGGGGCTCGCGGTGGCTCTGAGCATGCCCATGATGATCACCCTGCACCTGGAGGAAGGGGAGGACCAAGAGGGACAGCTGTGTGTTCCAGCATGGGACGAGCAGAGCTCCAAAGCTTATCTGAGCGTGCTGTTCTGCACCAGTATACTTGGACCTGGGCTGGCCATCGGAGCGCTATATGCTACTCTGGGTCGACTTTACTGGGTGTCTCAAACCCAGCCGGCCTGGGCTACTGGGAGCGGCGCTGCTTGCCCTCCACGTGCCCCCAAACCCAAAGTCCTGCTTCTTATTTTGGGAATTGTTCTGGCCTTTTGGGCCTGCTTCCTGCCGTTCTGGATCTGGCAGCTGCTGCCTCTGTACCAGCCTGACATGCTGCGGACAGTACCAGTGAGCACGCAGGTGACAGTGAACCGTATCCTTACAGGGCTGACATATGGAAACTCCTGTGTGAATCCATTCTTCTACACACTCCTGACTGGAAAACGCAGGCACAACAGGCAGACAGTGACATCAGCAAACCAGCTCTGCCGCAAAAGCAGTCCGCTGCCGTAG